From Pelagibacterium flavum:
GGAACGGGGAGGTCGTCGAGGGTGAAGTGCAGGCCGGTGTGATCCATGACGTATAAATACGTCTTTGGACGCCCAATGTACACCCGGTACACTGACCCCCTACGCCCAATGGAGGAGACCGTCATGGCGCCCCAAGTCCACATCACCGCCGCGCGGCGCACGCCCATCGGATCGCTCAATGGAAGCCTGTCGGCGCTTGCCGCCCACGAGTTGGGAGCGGCAGCGGCCAAGGCGGCAATCGCCGATGCCGGGATCGCGCCCGAGCACATCGAGGAGGCGATCATGGGGCAGGTGCTGACGGCAGCGGCGGGGATGAACCCGGCGCGCCAGATGGCACGGCTGGCCGGAATGGCTGATGCCACAACGGCGTTCGTTGTCAATCAGGTGTGCGGATCGGGCCTGCGTGCCGTGGCGCTGGGCGCCCAGCAGATCGGAATGGGCGATGCGAATGTGGTGCTGGCCGGCGGGCAGGAATCGATGAGCCGGGCCCCCCACGCCGCTTATCTGCGCTCGGGGACCAAGCTGGGCGATGTCAGTTTCATCGACACCGTGATGAGCGACGGGCTGACCGATGCTTTCGGGAAAATGGCCATGGGGGTGACGGCGGAAAATGTGGTGCGCCAATGCGGGCTGACCCGCGAGCAGCAGGACCAGTTTGCGCTGCGGTCGCAGCAACGCGCCTCGGCGGCGCAAAGGGACGGGAAATTTGCCGGTGAAATCGTGCCCGTCACCATAGCAGGGCGCAAGGGTGAGACGGTTGTCGATCAGGACGAGTTCATCCGGCACGATGCAAGTCTTGAAAGCATGGAAAAGCTGCGCCCGGCCTTTGAAAAGGACGGAACAGTAACGGCGGCAAATTCCTCGGGGATAAATGACGGCGCTGCAGCTCTTGTCCTGATGTCGGACGCGGCGCTCAGGGATCATGGTGCGACATCGCTGGCGCGGATCGTGAGCTGGGCGACGGCGGGTCTTGATCCCAATGTCATGGGCCTGGGGCCGATTCCCGCTTCGCGCAAGGCGCTGGAGAAGGCAGGATGGAGCGTTGGCGATGTCGATCTGTGGGAAGCCAATGAGGCGTTCGCCGCGCAGAGCCTTGCAGTGGTCGGCGAACTCGAGGTCGATCCCGAAAGGGTCAACGTCAATGGTGGCGCTATCGCGCTGGGTCATCCCATCGGCGCTTCGGGTGCGCGGGTTCTGGTGACGCTGGTCCATGAGATGGCGCGGCGGGACGTAAAGCGGGGCGTTGCAACGCTGTGCATCGGCGGTGGCATGGGTATTGCGATGTGCGTGGAGCGGTGAGGTGCCGTATGTCGGAGCGCCGCGGAAGGGATTTTCGGCGCTTCAGGTACTGGGGCCCGGGTCTTCGCCCGGGATGACAATAGAGGGTGGGCCGGCGTTTGGGGATCAGTTCGAGGGCAAGGGCATTTGTCTTGGCCCTGCCCATTAACCGTCGTCACCCCGGCCACCGAGCCGGGGTCCAGCACACCCGGTGCCTGAGGTGTCAGCACAGTTTTGGCTTTGGTTGCCGGAATGGCGTGAGGGAGGGAAACAATGTCTGGATCCAATGACGCAGGGATCGGCGATATCGTCTGGGAGGCCGATGCGGCCCGGAAAGAAGGCTCGGCCTTGTGGCGGTTTGCCGAGGCAACGCGCCATTGCCATGGGGCCGATCCGTCCGATTATGGGGCGCTGCTGGACTGGTCGATCCGCGAGCCGAACGCGTTTCATGATGCGTTGTGGGATTTTCTGGGCGTTGTGGGGAGCAAGGGTGAGACCGCATTTGTGGCGGGCGAAACCATAAGGGACGCGAAATTTTATCCCGGCGCGCGGCTCAACTATGCCGAGAACCTTCTGACCCGGCGCGACGATGGGGTGGCGATCATCGCCCATCGCGATGACGGCACGCGACGCGAGATGAGTTGGGGTGGGCTTTATGATCGGGTGTCGCAGGTCGAACAGGCGTTACGAGCCGAAGGCGTGGCCGAAGGCGACCGGGTGGGAGCGATCGTTACCCACGATATCGAGGCGATCGTCTTCTATCTGGCGACGTCCGCCATCGGAGCGATCTGGTCGTCGTGCTCGCCCGATTTCGGCCCTGCCGGGGCCAGCGACAGGCTGGGGCAGATCGACCCCAAGGTGCTGGTCGCGGTGCCCGGCTATGGATATGCAGGCAAGGCCATCGACGTTTCGGCCACGATCCGGGCGGTTGCCGAGGCAACCAAGCTCAAAAAGATCGTGCTTTTAGGGGCGGTGCCGGAAAGCCTTGTTGATCTCGATTGCGTGGCGCTGGACGATTGGATCGAACCGTTTGTGCCGCAAGAGATCGCCTTCAACCGCATGGAGTTTTCCGCGCCGCTGGTCATTCTTTATTCCTCGGGCACGACGGGCAAACCCAAGTGCATCGTCCATTCGGGCGCCGGGCTTTTAATCCAGCACAAAAAAGAGCAGATGCTCCATTGCGACATCAGCGAAGGCGAGCGGTTCTTCTATTTCACCACCTGCGGATGGATGATGTGGAACTGGCAGGTGTCCGGGCTGGCGCTGGGGGCGACGCTTGTCACCTATGACGGCAACCCGTTCCATCCCGAGCCGGGACGGCTTATCGACCTGATCGACGAGGACGGGATCGCCATTTTCGGCACCAGCGCCAAATATATCGACGCCTGCGCCAAGGCAGGACTAAAACCGAAAGACACGCATCGGCTTTCGCAATTGCGGCTGATCCTTTCGACGGGATCGCCGCTGATCGCGCCGAGTTTCGATTACATTTATGCCGACTGGAAACCGGATTTGCATCTGGCTTCAATTTCGGGCGGGACCGACATCTGCGCGTGCTTTATCGGCGGCAACCCGCTGTTGCCGGTGCGGCGCGGCGAATTGCAGTGCGCGCTGTTGGGCATGGATCTCGATACGCTCGACGATGTGGGACGGCCGGTCTCAGGCGTGCCAGGGGAATTTGTGTGCCGCAACGCGCATGTTTCGATGCCCGTCTCGTTCTGGGGCGACGCTGACGGATCGCGCTACACCGAAGCTTATTTCGCGCGCTTTCCCGGCATCTGGGCGCATGGAGATTTCGTGGAGAAGCGGCCTTCTGGCGGGTTCATCATTCACGGACGATCCGACACCACGCTCAATCCGGGCGGCGTGCGGATCGGCACGGCGGAGATTTACCGGCAGGTGGAAACCATTGCCGCGATCGAGGAAGCGATTGCCGTGGGCCAGGATTTCGACGGGGATCAGCGGGTGATCCTGTTCGTCAAATTGCGGGAGGGGCAGGTGCTCGATGCGGCACTGGAAAAGGAGATCCGGACGCGCATCCGGTCAGGCGCCAGCCCGCGGCACGTGCCGGCAAAGATTATTGCCGTCACCGCGATCCCCCGGACACGCTCGGGCAAGATTTCCGAGACCGCCGTACGCGACGTGATCCATGGGCGGGTGGTCAAGAACACCACGGCGCTGGCCAACCCCGAGGCGCTGGAGCAGTACAGGGACATCGCGGCGCTGCGCGAGTAGCTGCCGGTTTTTGGCGACGAGAGGCCTTTAGATGGACCCCGGGAATAAATCCCGGGGTGACAGGGGGAGGGGTGGCATGGGCGTTCTTGCATCCGCCGCCTTGTCATTCCGGAAGTTAGTGGCGGTAGGAGCGACTTCTGCGGCTGTGCGCTGATAAAACGGTTCAAACCTGTGGGAGTAGCTGCCGGTTTTTGAGGCGGACAGGCCTTTAGATGGACCCCGGGAACAAGTCCCGGGGTGACAGGGGGAGGGGAGGGAGGTGCGTGTCAAAACCAATATTGTCATTCCGGGAACAGTTCCGGGAATCCAGCTAGCGGCGGCGCCGTGAAATCGGGCAGTTGTGGATCAGATCAGCCGTTCGTAGAGATCGTCCCAATCGGGATTGTCCTTTTCGATCTGTTTGATCTTCCAGGTGCGCGGCCATTCCTTGAGCGTTTTTTCCCGCTGGATGGCGATTGTCACATCCTCGTGGATCTCGGCATAGACCAGGCGGTGAACCTTGTAGAGACGGGTAAACTTTCCGCCTTTTCCCTGCCGATGTTCCCATACCCGACGCGCGATGTCGTTGGTGACCCCGATATAGAGGGTGCCGTTGCGCCGATTGCACAGGATGTAGGTGTAATAGGGCATTGGAGGAAATTGTCCACGCAGGGCGGGCTTGGCAAGTGTTTTGACTCCCCAGCGATCAACTGCCGGTTTTTGGCGACGAGAGGCCTTTAGATGGACCCCGGGAATAAATCCCGGGGTGACAGGGGGAGGGGGTAAGGCATTAATAAAAAACGCTCTGTCATCCGGCCCTGAGCCGGGATCCAGTACACTCAGCGCTCGCGACAGAACCGCCGCCTCTGCCGCTTACTGGTTCCCGGGTCTTCGCCCGGGATGACAGGGGGTGGAGGCGGCACCGCTACAACAACCACCGTCATTCCGGTATGTTCCGCAGGGCAATCGGTTCCCGGATCGATTGCTGATCCTGCTCCAATCCCGGAATCCATCTAAAGGCGGGAGCGGCGGGCGGGCGGAGACGATTTCGCCTCAGCCCGCACGTGCCCATGGCTCCAGCACCTCGCGGGCGGCGGTGCGGCCCTTGTCGGTGAGGAGGAGGCTTTCGCCTGAGCGGGTGACAAGGCCGTCGGCGAGGGATTTGGCGAGGATGGCGTCGGATTTGGCCTGGCTCCAGTGCAGGTGCTCGCGCAGGGCGGCGGTGACGTTCTCTTCCTTGGCCGTGGGGTCGTCTTCGTGGTTGAACAGATGGACGGCCAGGGTGCGCGCCGCGTTTTCAGCGACACGGGCGCGGCGGCGTGCGTTCTGGGCAACCAAGCCATAGCGAGGGCCGAAGGCGAGGGCGGCAACAAAGCACGCGCCGGTCATCATGGCCATCATGCCGCCGATGGACACGTTGAACCATACGGCCAGCCAGTACCCGGCAATCGAGGAAATGATGGCGATGGCTGCGCCGAAGGCCAGCATGAGCGAAAGACGATCGGTCATGAGGTAGGCCGCCGAAGGCGGCACGATGACGAAGGCGATGAACAAGATTGCGCCCACGGAATCGAACGCGGCGACCGCGGTTCCCGAGAGCAGCGCCAGAAGCGCGTAGGACAGCAGGACGGGGGCAAAGCCCAGCGCCTTGGCCAGCGCCGCATCGAAGGTTGCGAGCTTGAGTTCCTTGTAGAGCATGGTGACGAAGGCGAGGTTGAGAAGCGCCATCACGCCCATCCAGACGACCGCCTGGGGCACAAGATAGCCGCCGATGTCGTAGGTGTTGAGCCAGACGAAGCCGATCTCGCCCAACAGGACGGTGTGCTGGTCGATATGGACGTCGCGGGCGTAGATGTTAATGAGCAGCACGCCGATGGAAAACAGGGCGGGAAAGACCAGCCCGATGGCGGCGTCGGCCTTGACGCGACGGGTGGCGGTCAAAAGCTCGGTCAGCGCCACGGTCAGAAGCCCGGTCAACGCCGCACCGATGATCTGGACGGGGCCGCTGGCCTGTCCGGTCAGCATCCAGACGACGATGATGCCGAAGACGATGGAATGGGAAATGGCGTCCGACAGCATCGAGGCGCCGCGCAGGATGAGGAAGGTGCCCAGCAGCGATGCGGCGATGCCGACCAGCGCTCCGGTGAGCATGATCATGGCGTCGGGGGAGTTGAAAAAGGCGGACAGCATGGCACTCATTGCGGTCCACCTCCCAGATCCGCGCGGGCCTCGGCGAGACCGGCTTGCGTCAATGTCCAATGGGGCGTCGGCTCGGGGTGGTGGCGGGTGGCGGTGACCAGCCCGCGTGATTGCAGGCGCTTGAGCGCGGAGGCCGTGCCGGTGCCGTGATAGGCATCGAGCATGGCCTGTTCTGCGGGATAGGCGGGGTCGTTGTGTTCAGCGGCGAGGCGATAAAGCGTTGCCAGAACGCGGCGGCCGCGCAGGCTCTTGCTGTTTTCGCGCTGGCGCAGCAGGGCGGGAAGCAGCCCGCGTTCGGGGGAAAAAAGCAGCGAGATGACAACGATGGCCGATACGGCGAGGACGATCAGCGGGCCGGTGGCCAGGCCCCTGCCTGTGGCGCTGACCAGGGCGCCGAAGACGCCCGAGATCATGCCGAACAGGGCGGCGAGGCTGACCATGGTGCCCAGCCGGTTGGTCCATTGGCGCGCCGCGACGGCGGGGGCGATGATCATGGCCGCCATGAGCACGACGCCGACCATCTGCAGGCCGATGACCACGGCCAGCGCGATCATCGTGGTCAGGCCCGCTTCGAGCGCGAGGACCGGCAGGCCCAGCGTTCTGCCATAGCTCGGATCGAAGGTTATGAGCTTGAATTCCTTCCAGAACAGGGCGACCAGACCAAGCGCAAAAAGGGCGATGGCGCCCATGACGAAAAGATCGGAGCGCAGGATGGCGGCGGCCTGACCAAAAAGGAAGGATTCAAGCCCGCCCTGGGCGGCGTTGCCGGCGTTCTGGATAAAGGTCAAAAGCGCGATGCCGAGGGCAAAAAAGATCGAGAGCACGATGCCGAGACTCGCGTCGGTCTTGAGCCTTGTGGTGCGGCTGAGCGCCAGGACGATCAGCGCGGCGAGGGCGCCGGTGACCAGCGCACCAACCAGAATGGCGGGCAGGCTGCGCGTGCCGGCGATGAGGAACCCCAGGCAGATGCCGGGCAGGGCGGCGTGCGAGAGCGTGTCGCCAAGCAGCGACTGTTTGCGCAGCACCGCGAAACTGCCCAATACGCCCGAAACGATGCCGAGCAGGGCGGCGCCGATCAGGACGTTCTGGATGGTGTAATCGGAGAGCAGGGCGAACATTTCAGGCGGTGGCCTCGAGCGTGGCGTCGCGGTCGATCAGCGCGATCTGGCCGCCATAGGCCTTGCGCAGGTTTTCCGGGGTATAGACCTCGGACACCGGGCCCTGGGCGATAACGCGGACGTTCAAAATGACCATCCAGTCGAAATAGTCGCGCACGGTCTGGAGATCGTGGTGGACGACGATCACGGTCTTGCCGGCATCGCGCAGGGCGTGGAGGATTTTGACGATGGCCCGTTCGGTGGTGGCGTCCACCCCGGCCATGGGCTCGTCGAGGAAATAGACGTCGGCATCCTGAACCAGCGCGCGGGCGATGAACACACGCTGCTGCTGGCCGCCCGAAAGCTGGCTGATCTGGCGGTCGGCGAAATCTTCCATGCCGACGCGGGTGAGCGCTTCGAGGGCGCGCTGGTGTTCGGCGCGTCCGGGACGGCGCAGCCAGCCGAGCTGGCCGTAGAGCCCCATGGTCACCACATCGAGCGCGGTCGTGGGGAAGTCCCAATCCACACTGGAGCGCTGGGGGACATAGCCGACCTTGCGGCGCTGGTCGGAATAGGGGCGGCCGTGAATGGTGACGTGGCCGGCGGTGGGTTTTATCAGATCGAGGATCGATTTGATCAGCGTTGATTTGCCGGCCCCGTTGGGGCCGACGATTGCCGCCATGACGCCGGGCGGGATATCGAAATCGATATCCCAAAGCACCGGCTTTGACTGGTAGGAGACGGTAAGATCCTCCACATGCACGGCGAGGCCGGGTTCGTGGAGGTCGGCGGTCAGTCGATCGACCATTGATGTGCCCAATCTGCAAGTGCATCGGGGAGTGGTGCGGGAGTGCCGCCAAGCGCTTCGGCGATGGCGACGGTATTGGAATGGATCATGCCGATATAGGTTCCGCCGGCGGTTTCGGGGGCGCCCATGGCGTCAGAGAACAATTCGCCGCCGATCTCGACCGGCTGGCCGGCCTCGTTGGCGGCTTCGACGACGGCCTGGATGGTGCGCGGGTTGATCGTCGATTCA
This genomic window contains:
- a CDS encoding acetyl-CoA C-acetyltransferase; its protein translation is MAPQVHITAARRTPIGSLNGSLSALAAHELGAAAAKAAIADAGIAPEHIEEAIMGQVLTAAAGMNPARQMARLAGMADATTAFVVNQVCGSGLRAVALGAQQIGMGDANVVLAGGQESMSRAPHAAYLRSGTKLGDVSFIDTVMSDGLTDAFGKMAMGVTAENVVRQCGLTREQQDQFALRSQQRASAAQRDGKFAGEIVPVTIAGRKGETVVDQDEFIRHDASLESMEKLRPAFEKDGTVTAANSSGINDGAAALVLMSDAALRDHGATSLARIVSWATAGLDPNVMGLGPIPASRKALEKAGWSVGDVDLWEANEAFAAQSLAVVGELEVDPERVNVNGGAIALGHPIGASGARVLVTLVHEMARRDVKRGVATLCIGGGMGIAMCVER
- a CDS encoding acetoacetate--CoA ligase, whose product is MSGSNDAGIGDIVWEADAARKEGSALWRFAEATRHCHGADPSDYGALLDWSIREPNAFHDALWDFLGVVGSKGETAFVAGETIRDAKFYPGARLNYAENLLTRRDDGVAIIAHRDDGTRREMSWGGLYDRVSQVEQALRAEGVAEGDRVGAIVTHDIEAIVFYLATSAIGAIWSSCSPDFGPAGASDRLGQIDPKVLVAVPGYGYAGKAIDVSATIRAVAEATKLKKIVLLGAVPESLVDLDCVALDDWIEPFVPQEIAFNRMEFSAPLVILYSSGTTGKPKCIVHSGAGLLIQHKKEQMLHCDISEGERFFYFTTCGWMMWNWQVSGLALGATLVTYDGNPFHPEPGRLIDLIDEDGIAIFGTSAKYIDACAKAGLKPKDTHRLSQLRLILSTGSPLIAPSFDYIYADWKPDLHLASISGGTDICACFIGGNPLLPVRRGELQCALLGMDLDTLDDVGRPVSGVPGEFVCRNAHVSMPVSFWGDADGSRYTEAYFARFPGIWAHGDFVEKRPSGGFIIHGRSDTTLNPGGVRIGTAEIYRQVETIAAIEEAIAVGQDFDGDQRVILFVKLREGQVLDAALEKEIRTRIRSGASPRHVPAKIIAVTAIPRTRSGKISETAVRDVIHGRVVKNTTALANPEALEQYRDIAALRE
- a CDS encoding GIY-YIG nuclease family protein, with amino-acid sequence MPYYTYILCNRRNGTLYIGVTNDIARRVWEHRQGKGGKFTRLYKVHRLVYAEIHEDVTIAIQREKTLKEWPRTWKIKQIEKDNPDWDDLYERLI
- a CDS encoding metal ABC transporter permease → MSAMLSAFFNSPDAMIMLTGALVGIAASLLGTFLILRGASMLSDAISHSIVFGIIVVWMLTGQASGPVQIIGAALTGLLTVALTELLTATRRVKADAAIGLVFPALFSIGVLLINIYARDVHIDQHTVLLGEIGFVWLNTYDIGGYLVPQAVVWMGVMALLNLAFVTMLYKELKLATFDAALAKALGFAPVLLSYALLALLSGTAVAAFDSVGAILFIAFVIVPPSAAYLMTDRLSLMLAFGAAIAIISSIAGYWLAVWFNVSIGGMMAMMTGACFVAALAFGPRYGLVAQNARRRARVAENAARTLAVHLFNHEDDPTAKEENVTAALREHLHWSQAKSDAILAKSLADGLVTRSGESLLLTDKGRTAAREVLEPWARAG
- a CDS encoding metal ABC transporter permease, with the protein product MFALLSDYTIQNVLIGAALLGIVSGVLGSFAVLRKQSLLGDTLSHAALPGICLGFLIAGTRSLPAILVGALVTGALAALIVLALSRTTRLKTDASLGIVLSIFFALGIALLTFIQNAGNAAQGGLESFLFGQAAAILRSDLFVMGAIALFALGLVALFWKEFKLITFDPSYGRTLGLPVLALEAGLTTMIALAVVIGLQMVGVVLMAAMIIAPAVAARQWTNRLGTMVSLAALFGMISGVFGALVSATGRGLATGPLIVLAVSAIVVISLLFSPERGLLPALLRQRENSKSLRGRRVLATLYRLAAEHNDPAYPAEQAMLDAYHGTGTASALKRLQSRGLVTATRHHPEPTPHWTLTQAGLAEARADLGGGPQ
- a CDS encoding metal ABC transporter ATP-binding protein; translated protein: MVDRLTADLHEPGLAVHVEDLTVSYQSKPVLWDIDFDIPPGVMAAIVGPNGAGKSTLIKSILDLIKPTAGHVTIHGRPYSDQRRKVGYVPQRSSVDWDFPTTALDVVTMGLYGQLGWLRRPGRAEHQRALEALTRVGMEDFADRQISQLSGGQQQRVFIARALVQDADVYFLDEPMAGVDATTERAIVKILHALRDAGKTVIVVHHDLQTVRDYFDWMVILNVRVIAQGPVSEVYTPENLRKAYGGQIALIDRDATLEATA